A window of Corallococcus macrosporus DSM 14697 contains these coding sequences:
- a CDS encoding alpha/beta hydrolase, which yields MNLDPSTQKFVSDLAASNSPPLYTLTPEQARDVLLKAQSIPVALPDADVEERKLPVGPKGSVRTLLFRPKGSKERLPVVMFIHGAGWVMGDARTHERLVRELVKGANVAAVFVDYGRSPENKFPTAIEEAYAATKYVAEHPEEFNVDARRMALVGDSVGGNMATVVGMLAKERGGPNIRFQALFYPVTDASFDSGSYQEFAEGPWLTRKAMKWFWDAYLPETSKRMDPHVSPLRASLDQLKGLPPALVITDENDVLRDEGEAYAAKLSEAGVNVTQVRFLGTHHDFVMLNALAQTPAARGAIELTTTRLREWLHGN from the coding sequence ATGAACCTGGACCCTTCGACGCAGAAGTTCGTCTCGGACCTGGCGGCCTCGAACAGCCCGCCCCTCTACACCCTGACGCCGGAGCAGGCACGGGACGTCCTCCTCAAGGCGCAATCGATTCCGGTGGCGCTGCCGGACGCGGACGTGGAGGAGCGCAAGCTGCCCGTCGGGCCCAAGGGCTCCGTCCGGACGCTGCTCTTCCGGCCGAAGGGGAGCAAGGAGCGCCTGCCCGTGGTGATGTTCATCCACGGCGCGGGCTGGGTGATGGGGGATGCCCGGACCCACGAGCGGCTGGTGCGGGAGCTGGTCAAGGGCGCGAACGTCGCCGCCGTCTTCGTGGACTATGGCCGCTCACCCGAGAACAAGTTCCCCACGGCCATCGAGGAGGCCTACGCCGCGACGAAGTACGTGGCGGAGCACCCGGAGGAGTTCAACGTGGATGCCCGCCGCATGGCGCTGGTGGGGGACAGCGTCGGCGGGAACATGGCGACCGTGGTCGGGATGCTCGCGAAGGAGCGCGGCGGCCCGAACATCCGCTTCCAGGCGCTCTTCTATCCCGTCACCGACGCCAGCTTCGACAGCGGCTCCTATCAGGAGTTCGCGGAGGGGCCGTGGCTGACGCGCAAGGCGATGAAGTGGTTCTGGGATGCCTACCTGCCGGAGACCTCCAAGCGCATGGACCCGCACGTGTCCCCGCTGAGGGCGTCCCTGGACCAGCTCAAGGGCCTGCCTCCCGCGCTGGTCATCACCGACGAGAACGACGTGCTGCGTGACGAGGGCGAGGCCTACGCGGCGAAGCTCTCCGAGGCGGGCGTCAACGTCACCCAGGTCCGCTTCCTCGGCACGCACCACGACTTCGTCATGCTCAACGCGCTGGCCCAGACGCCCGCGGCCCGGGGCGCCATCGAGCTCACCACCACCAGGCTGCGGGAGTGGCTGCACGGGAACTGA